From Mytilus edulis chromosome 9, xbMytEdul2.2, whole genome shotgun sequence, the proteins below share one genomic window:
- the LOC139488410 gene encoding interaptin-like isoform X1, with product MSVLQVYLNWANSVLADIDKEVEGISSIQEGQVLCQLIDLLCPEACLLQKLQASGTSQLPEMYIQTALDHMRKYGIKLNFSSQDIADGDIKSMLDVLWLIILNYGIHNISAYCDDFNTRRNAHQRSVGIGKKLLLEWCQRQLDTDFDSRNTLTYNLCTGDWFIKLLKKYSSVSAIASEDKAEQLKILLDSIEKQYSIKSSIINASDIVDGTVDEHTLMIFVSLLQRKVDGSSLIDEGSSRSDSRKNPSDETSDWFSTSNGSGSDPQFSRLPVESESILTKTISDTISDRFHEEDKLSALSGSTYDSRDRTLERESSPHSRHINGSYEPKRESKLTSDTVRSTSPLRRPRDHKAIMAEAKEKLEEQRRRREDEDQKVRENEQKLFKETEAKKVDTSLKHDSVRSSHDDIEEVMRENLPQYSTGPPQYLPGLGRGVPIFVVPGQNPETMFLLQALRQARHEANFHDQDSSSKSSSEETLPKASLLDLETVDDIPPSEYLQFESDKKAEMSTPRGVSPRRSNYVPSPEFLPTKKSIIDVLGNPPDPQTNVVEFPPAEKDDRRHFPRVEIKEDVKVRREMGRDQSDERLSPRRDNSNRPLSPGYDFIDETVSINDKDTVPKTILKKSSNYGTSSRDSSYERTRDRSQSPRSSEHESGLRSRSPRDQMERDRSLSNDRTPSGRSLSPRSNRSPRHRSPDLDRLTDNYDRIQSGNQHRETAPGSNSDSVDPNTRLVKVFHQELDLLRMKMEMLEKSHLPDDGDLEDLNSLTQRLSEKIKERLSSRSPRSPRSPRHRSTSPDYTRGRLFRKNDVESRSLSENRVSPSSDWRTLPSEKSNSLHNLPVSIDKSLKVDDDGKLLYSPRSQGKPITLGYSSPIRKVSDEIWGMREEEFAGVTNVQKEKWKKLTSARDISDSDIVELKHALGTVVAENDILQAKLRNSNTDIQEKMRKTGEVLNDCRCHLSKAQAENMELRTQLEKERNRNESLEARMREFEKQVKDLKGVNSELESELEDTRKLLKGSSKKDIPTMQSLAEERDGLVEVLGTTQTENERLREELERAQKYAFKAQTTIVDLKTIVDDARKERQQLFEEITRLQSEGHLQTITGIIKKYMDKGIYLEVEPMNGFKIPSRTASPTPNERRCSPVPKQRLSRSVDSVIAPRSRSKSPRTETPTKHETENIGTKSWSMSAQQQTYSGLSRSYQEPTPSQRSYQDPAQRSYQQSNQRSYSPARHSYKEPVMASSPLKTPYGRVNGLSIPITPVVNDIISDDDDDDDFEDEGIEGFHYNYEDISPSVTSNLKEIYPHRRTRSYRNNFSSSFDEGRVSPSVDDIEVNRILSRHPVRLDFNDTADSYRSRSPRREDNFNVSYERSKSPGRLDIADLYEMKQPVRQQNYNIYGNTNRRPVTRSESPSNRYTDQKNYNGKSGEINNRLFMAALDNAVHEEGSKKYYDDHDIPEKDSWRDRRDRLSSSYGPEVSRAARTGVRSNGVKGILKNTKGEQNYMIKHGTSSPLHRSVLERSVSPSAKTPPNNRDINKNYSKLANSSLANNKTFGNSGKPSLAPASSGKPLFSGASKKSGIVRNPKDLFADISLSPVRTASPSKYQHTPLDSPTPQLTEEEKRYADLLVDKYTKQLGFNTIYS from the exons ATGTCCGTTTTACAG GTTTATTTGAATTGGGCTAACTCAGTTTTAGCTGATATAGATAAAGAAGTAGAAGGGATATCCAGTATACAGGAAGGACAAGTGCTATGTCAGCTAATAGATCTTCTCTGTCCAGAAGCATGTCTTCTGCAGAAACTACAG GCTTCAGGGACTTCCCAGTTACCAGAAATGTACATACAGACAGCCTTAGACCACATGAGGAAGTATGGCATCAAACTGAACTTCTCAAGCCAGG ATATAGCAGATGGTGATATAAAATCCATGCTAGATGTCTTGTGGCTTATTATACTTAATTACGGGATACATAATATAA GTGCATATTGTGATGATTTTAACACAA GGAGAAATGCCCATCAAAGATCAGTAGGAATAGGAAAGAAACTATTATTGGAATGGTGTCAACGACAGTTAGATACAGATTTTGATTCTAGGAATACCCTCACATACAA CCTATGCACTGGTGACTGGTTCATCAAATTACTGAAGAAATATTCCAGCGTTTCTGCCATTGCTTCAGAG GATAAAGCTGAGCAGTTGAAGATTCTTTTAGATTCAATAGAAAAACAGTATTCAATTAAAAGCAGTATTATAAA TGCCTCAGACATTGTAGATGGTACAGTAGATGAGCATACGTTGATGATCTTTGTTTCCCTCTTACAGAGAAAG gtTGATGGCAGTAGTCTTATAGATGAAGGATCTTCA AGGTCAGACAGCAGAAAAAATCCTTCAGATGAAACATCAGACTGGTTTTCTACATCTAATGGTTCTGGATCAGATCCTCAATTTTCTAGGTTACCAGTAGAATCAGAAAGTATATTAACAAAAACTATTAGCGATACAATTTCTGATAGATTTCATGAGGAAGACAAATTAAGTGCCTTATCAGGATCTACTTATGATTCAAGGGACAGAACTCTAGAGAGAGAAAGTTCACCGCATAGTCGTCATATTAATGGAAGCTATGAACCAAAAAGAGAAAGTAAATTAACAAGTGATACCGTCAGGTCAACATCACCGTTACGCAGACCAAGAGATCATAAAGCAATAATGGCAGAGGCCAAGGAAAAATTAGAGGAGCAAAGACGAAGGAGAGAAGATGAAGATCAAAAAGTtagagaaaatgaacaaaaactttttaaagaaactgaAGCTAAAAAAGTCGATACTAGTTTAAAACATGATTCAGTAAGGTCGTCACATGATGACATAGAGGAAGTGATGCGTGAAAACTTACCACAATATTCAACTGGTCCCCCACAGTATTTACCTGGACTAGGAAGAGGCGTTCCCATTTTCGTGGTTCCAGGTCAGAACCCAGAAACAATGTTTTTATTACAAGCCTTGCGCCAGGCTCGCCATGAAGCAAACTTTCATGATCAAGACTCTAGTTCGAAAAGTTCTTCAGAAGAAACTCTTCCAAAAGCTTCACTTTTAGATTTAGAAACTGTTGATGACATCCCTCCCTCAGAATATCTTCAGTTTGAATCCGACAAGAAAGCAGAAATGTCAACACCTCGTGGTGTTTCACCAAGAAGATCAAATTATGTTCCTTCACCTGAATTTTTACCCACGAAAAAGTCAATTATTGATGTACTTGGAAATCCACCAGATCCACAAACTAATGTTGTGGAATTTCCTCCCGCAGAAAAAGACGATAGGAGACATTTCCCACGAGTGGAAATTAAAGAAGATGTTAAGGTGAGAAGAGAAATGGGAAGAGATCAGAGTGATGAAAGATTGTCTCCAAGAAGAGACAATTCAAATCGACCACTTTCTCCTGGATATGATTTTATTGATGAAACTGTCTCTATTAATGATAAAGACACTGTGCCAAAAACAATTCTTAAAAAGTCATCAAATTATGGAACTTCAAGTAGGGATTCAAGTTATGAAAGAACAAGAGATAGGTCGCAAAGCCCAAGGTCAAGTGAACATGAAAGTGGATTACGTTCAAGATCACCACGGGATCAGATGGAAAGAGATCGTTCATTGAGTAATGACAGGACACCTTCTGGTAGATCATTATCCCCAAGATCTAATAGATCTCCGAGACATAGATCACCTGATCTAGATAGGCTAACTGATAATTATGATCGAATTCAGTCTGGTAATCAACATCGAGAAACAGCTCCTGGGAGTAATTCAGATTCGGTTGATCCTAATACTAGACTTGTCAAAGTATTTCATCAGGAACTGGATCTTCTTCGGATGAAAATGGAGATGCTTGAAAAATCCCATTTACCAGACGACGGTGATTTAGAGGATTTGAATTCATTAACACAGAGATTAAGTGAAAAGATAAAAGAAAGATTAAGTAGCAGATCACCTCGCTCACCAAGGTCACCTAGACATAGGTCAACCTCACCAGATTACACAAGAGGTAGACTTTTTCGAAAGAATGATGTAGAATCTCGTTCTTTATCTGAGAATCGAGTCTCCCCATCTTCAGATTGGAGGACTTTGCCTAGTGAAAAGTCTAATAGTTTACACAATTTGCCAGTAAGCATAGATAAGTCACTTAAGGTCGACGATGATGGAAAATTACTATATTCACCAAGATCACAAGGCAAGCCAATAACTTTAGGATATAGTAGTCCAATTAGGAAAGTTTCCGATGAAATTTGGGGAATGAGAGAAGAAGAGTTTGCAGGTGTTACAAATGTGCAAAAAGAAAAATGGAAGAAACTTACTTCTGCCCGTGATATATCAGATAGCGATATTGTAGAATTGAAACATGCTCTAGGAACAGTAGTTGCTGAAAATGACATTTTACAAGCTAAACTTCGAAATTCAAATACTGACATTCaagaaaaaatgagaaaaacaggAGAAGTTTTAAATGACTGTAGATGTCACTTGTCAAAAGCTCAAGCCGAAAATATGGAATTACGCACACAGttagaaaaagaaagaaatagaaaTGAATCTTTGGAGGCTAGAATGAGAGAATTTGAAAAACAAGTGAAAGATCTAAAAGGTGTTAATAGTGAACTAGAATCTGAATTAGAAGATACAAGAAAGTTACTCAAGGGATCTAGCAAAAAGGATATTCCAACCATGCAGTCACTGGCAGAGGAACGAGATGGACTTGTGGAGGTGTTAGGTACAACTCAGACTGAAAATGAAAGACTCAGAGAG GAACTGGAGAGAGCACAGAAATATGCATTTAAAGCACAAACTACTATTGTTGACCTTAAAACTATTGTTGATGATGCCAGAAAAGAGAGACAACAATTATTTGAGGAAATAACTAGGTTACAAAGTGAAGGGCATCTTCAAACTATCACtggaattattaaaaaatatatggataAAGGAATATATTTAGAGGTTGAACCTATGAATGGTTTTAAAATTCCTAGCAGAACAGCTTCTCCAACACCAAATGAGAGACGCTGTTCTCCAGTACCCAAACAGAGGCTGAGTAGATCAGTTGACAGTGTGATAGCaccaaggtcaaggtcaaagtccCCAAGGACAGAAACTCCAACAAAACACGAGACAGAAAATATTGGTACCAAATCTTGGTCAATGTCTGCTCAGCAGCAAACTTATTCAGGACTTAGTCGTTCATATCAGGAACCAACTCCTAGTCAGCGTTCTTATCAGGATCCTGCTCAGCGATCATATCAACAATCCAATCAGCGTTCCTATTCACCAGCTCGTCATTCATACAAGGAACCGGTCATGGCTAGCAGTCCACTCAAAACTCCATACGGGAGAGTTAACGGACTGTCAATTCCCATTACACCAGTAGTAAATGATATTATttctgatgatgatgatgatgatgattttgaGGATGAAGGCATTGAAGGATTTCATTACAATTACGAAGATATTTCGCCATCAGTTACAtcgaatttaaaagaaatttatcctCATAGAAGAACAAGGTCTTATAGAAATAACTTTTCTAGTTCTTTCGATGAAGGTCGTGTGTCCCCAAGCGTAGACGATATAGAGGTGAACAGAATATTATCACGTCATCCTGTTAGGTTAGACTTTAATGATACAGCTGACAGTTATAGAAGTAGGTCACCAAGAAGGGAAGATAACTTTAATGTAAGCTATGAGCGAAGCAAAAGTCCAGGACGATTAGATATAGCCGATTTATATGAAATGAAACAGCCAGTACGACAACAAAATTACAACATCTATGGCAATACAAATAGAAGACCTGTGACAAGAAGTGAATCACCTAGTAATAGGTATACAGATCAGAAAAATTACAATGGTAAATCAGGAGAGATAAACAATAGACTATTTATGGCCGCTTTAGATAACGCCGTCCATGAAGAGGGTTCCAAAAAATATTACGATGATCATGACATTCCTGAAAAGGACTCTTGGCGAGACCGTAGAGATCGCCTATCATCAAGCTATGGACCTGAAGTATCACGGGCAGCTAGAACTGGTGTACGAAGTAATGGGGTCAAAGGAATTCTTAAGAATACAAAGGGTGAACAAAACTATATGATAAAACACGGAACCTCATCACCTCTTCATAGATCTGTTTTAGAAAGGTCAGTTTCCCCTTCAGCAAAAACGCCACCAAATAATAGagacattaacaaaaattatAGCAAGCTAGCAAATAGTAGTTTAGCAAATAACAAAACTTTTGGTAATTCGGGTAAACCATCATTAGCACCAGCTAGTTCAGGCAAGCCCTTGTTTTCAGGAGCTAGTAAGAAATCAGGCATTGTACGGAATCCTAAGGATTTGTTTGCTGATATTAGTCTTTCTCCTGTACGCACCGCTTCACCATCTAAATATCAGCACACTCCACT TGATTCTCCGACACCTCAGTTAACTGAGGAAGAAAAGAGATATGCAGATCTACTTGTAGACAAATATACAAAGCAGCTTGGATTCAATACCATATACAGCTGA
- the LOC139488410 gene encoding interaptin-like isoform X3: MSKRKVYLNWANSVLADIDKEVEGISSIQEGQVLCQLIDLLCPEACLLQKLQASGTSQLPEMYIQTALDHMRKYGIKLNFSSQDIADGDIKSMLDVLWLIILNYGIHNIRRNAHQRSVGIGKKLLLEWCQRQLDTDFDSRNTLTYNLCTGDWFIKLLKKYSSVSAIASEDKAEQLKILLDSIEKQYSIKSSIINASDIVDGTVDEHTLMIFVSLLQRKVDGSSLIDEGSSRSDSRKNPSDETSDWFSTSNGSGSDPQFSRLPVESESILTKTISDTISDRFHEEDKLSALSGSTYDSRDRTLERESSPHSRHINGSYEPKRESKLTSDTVRSTSPLRRPRDHKAIMAEAKEKLEEQRRRREDEDQKVRENEQKLFKETEAKKVDTSLKHDSVRSSHDDIEEVMRENLPQYSTGPPQYLPGLGRGVPIFVVPGQNPETMFLLQALRQARHEANFHDQDSSSKSSSEETLPKASLLDLETVDDIPPSEYLQFESDKKAEMSTPRGVSPRRSNYVPSPEFLPTKKSIIDVLGNPPDPQTNVVEFPPAEKDDRRHFPRVEIKEDVKVRREMGRDQSDERLSPRRDNSNRPLSPGYDFIDETVSINDKDTVPKTILKKSSNYGTSSRDSSYERTRDRSQSPRSSEHESGLRSRSPRDQMERDRSLSNDRTPSGRSLSPRSNRSPRHRSPDLDRLTDNYDRIQSGNQHRETAPGSNSDSVDPNTRLVKVFHQELDLLRMKMEMLEKSHLPDDGDLEDLNSLTQRLSEKIKERLSSRSPRSPRSPRHRSTSPDYTRGRLFRKNDVESRSLSENRVSPSSDWRTLPSEKSNSLHNLPVSIDKSLKVDDDGKLLYSPRSQGKPITLGYSSPIRKVSDEIWGMREEEFAGVTNVQKEKWKKLTSARDISDSDIVELKHALGTVVAENDILQAKLRNSNTDIQEKMRKTGEVLNDCRCHLSKAQAENMELRTQLEKERNRNESLEARMREFEKQVKDLKGVNSELESELEDTRKLLKGSSKKDIPTMQSLAEERDGLVEVLGTTQTENERLREELERAQKYAFKAQTTIVDLKTIVDDARKERQQLFEEITRLQSEGHLQTITGIIKKYMDKGIYLEVEPMNGFKIPSRTASPTPNERRCSPVPKQRLSRSVDSVIAPRSRSKSPRTETPTKHETENIGTKSWSMSAQQQTYSGLSRSYQEPTPSQRSYQDPAQRSYQQSNQRSYSPARHSYKEPVMASSPLKTPYGRVNGLSIPITPVVNDIISDDDDDDDFEDEGIEGFHYNYEDISPSVTSNLKEIYPHRRTRSYRNNFSSSFDEGRVSPSVDDIEVNRILSRHPVRLDFNDTADSYRSRSPRREDNFNVSYERSKSPGRLDIADLYEMKQPVRQQNYNIYGNTNRRPVTRSESPSNRYTDQKNYNGKSGEINNRLFMAALDNAVHEEGSKKYYDDHDIPEKDSWRDRRDRLSSSYGPEVSRAARTGVRSNGVKGILKNTKGEQNYMIKHGTSSPLHRSVLERSVSPSAKTPPNNRDINKNYSKLANSSLANNKTFGNSGKPSLAPASSGKPLFSGASKKSGIVRNPKDLFADISLSPVRTASPSKYQHTPLDSPTPQLTEEEKRYADLLVDKYTKQLGFNTIYS, encoded by the exons ATGAGCAAGCGAAAG GTTTATTTGAATTGGGCTAACTCAGTTTTAGCTGATATAGATAAAGAAGTAGAAGGGATATCCAGTATACAGGAAGGACAAGTGCTATGTCAGCTAATAGATCTTCTCTGTCCAGAAGCATGTCTTCTGCAGAAACTACAG GCTTCAGGGACTTCCCAGTTACCAGAAATGTACATACAGACAGCCTTAGACCACATGAGGAAGTATGGCATCAAACTGAACTTCTCAAGCCAGG ATATAGCAGATGGTGATATAAAATCCATGCTAGATGTCTTGTGGCTTATTATACTTAATTACGGGATACATAATATAA GGAGAAATGCCCATCAAAGATCAGTAGGAATAGGAAAGAAACTATTATTGGAATGGTGTCAACGACAGTTAGATACAGATTTTGATTCTAGGAATACCCTCACATACAA CCTATGCACTGGTGACTGGTTCATCAAATTACTGAAGAAATATTCCAGCGTTTCTGCCATTGCTTCAGAG GATAAAGCTGAGCAGTTGAAGATTCTTTTAGATTCAATAGAAAAACAGTATTCAATTAAAAGCAGTATTATAAA TGCCTCAGACATTGTAGATGGTACAGTAGATGAGCATACGTTGATGATCTTTGTTTCCCTCTTACAGAGAAAG gtTGATGGCAGTAGTCTTATAGATGAAGGATCTTCA AGGTCAGACAGCAGAAAAAATCCTTCAGATGAAACATCAGACTGGTTTTCTACATCTAATGGTTCTGGATCAGATCCTCAATTTTCTAGGTTACCAGTAGAATCAGAAAGTATATTAACAAAAACTATTAGCGATACAATTTCTGATAGATTTCATGAGGAAGACAAATTAAGTGCCTTATCAGGATCTACTTATGATTCAAGGGACAGAACTCTAGAGAGAGAAAGTTCACCGCATAGTCGTCATATTAATGGAAGCTATGAACCAAAAAGAGAAAGTAAATTAACAAGTGATACCGTCAGGTCAACATCACCGTTACGCAGACCAAGAGATCATAAAGCAATAATGGCAGAGGCCAAGGAAAAATTAGAGGAGCAAAGACGAAGGAGAGAAGATGAAGATCAAAAAGTtagagaaaatgaacaaaaactttttaaagaaactgaAGCTAAAAAAGTCGATACTAGTTTAAAACATGATTCAGTAAGGTCGTCACATGATGACATAGAGGAAGTGATGCGTGAAAACTTACCACAATATTCAACTGGTCCCCCACAGTATTTACCTGGACTAGGAAGAGGCGTTCCCATTTTCGTGGTTCCAGGTCAGAACCCAGAAACAATGTTTTTATTACAAGCCTTGCGCCAGGCTCGCCATGAAGCAAACTTTCATGATCAAGACTCTAGTTCGAAAAGTTCTTCAGAAGAAACTCTTCCAAAAGCTTCACTTTTAGATTTAGAAACTGTTGATGACATCCCTCCCTCAGAATATCTTCAGTTTGAATCCGACAAGAAAGCAGAAATGTCAACACCTCGTGGTGTTTCACCAAGAAGATCAAATTATGTTCCTTCACCTGAATTTTTACCCACGAAAAAGTCAATTATTGATGTACTTGGAAATCCACCAGATCCACAAACTAATGTTGTGGAATTTCCTCCCGCAGAAAAAGACGATAGGAGACATTTCCCACGAGTGGAAATTAAAGAAGATGTTAAGGTGAGAAGAGAAATGGGAAGAGATCAGAGTGATGAAAGATTGTCTCCAAGAAGAGACAATTCAAATCGACCACTTTCTCCTGGATATGATTTTATTGATGAAACTGTCTCTATTAATGATAAAGACACTGTGCCAAAAACAATTCTTAAAAAGTCATCAAATTATGGAACTTCAAGTAGGGATTCAAGTTATGAAAGAACAAGAGATAGGTCGCAAAGCCCAAGGTCAAGTGAACATGAAAGTGGATTACGTTCAAGATCACCACGGGATCAGATGGAAAGAGATCGTTCATTGAGTAATGACAGGACACCTTCTGGTAGATCATTATCCCCAAGATCTAATAGATCTCCGAGACATAGATCACCTGATCTAGATAGGCTAACTGATAATTATGATCGAATTCAGTCTGGTAATCAACATCGAGAAACAGCTCCTGGGAGTAATTCAGATTCGGTTGATCCTAATACTAGACTTGTCAAAGTATTTCATCAGGAACTGGATCTTCTTCGGATGAAAATGGAGATGCTTGAAAAATCCCATTTACCAGACGACGGTGATTTAGAGGATTTGAATTCATTAACACAGAGATTAAGTGAAAAGATAAAAGAAAGATTAAGTAGCAGATCACCTCGCTCACCAAGGTCACCTAGACATAGGTCAACCTCACCAGATTACACAAGAGGTAGACTTTTTCGAAAGAATGATGTAGAATCTCGTTCTTTATCTGAGAATCGAGTCTCCCCATCTTCAGATTGGAGGACTTTGCCTAGTGAAAAGTCTAATAGTTTACACAATTTGCCAGTAAGCATAGATAAGTCACTTAAGGTCGACGATGATGGAAAATTACTATATTCACCAAGATCACAAGGCAAGCCAATAACTTTAGGATATAGTAGTCCAATTAGGAAAGTTTCCGATGAAATTTGGGGAATGAGAGAAGAAGAGTTTGCAGGTGTTACAAATGTGCAAAAAGAAAAATGGAAGAAACTTACTTCTGCCCGTGATATATCAGATAGCGATATTGTAGAATTGAAACATGCTCTAGGAACAGTAGTTGCTGAAAATGACATTTTACAAGCTAAACTTCGAAATTCAAATACTGACATTCaagaaaaaatgagaaaaacaggAGAAGTTTTAAATGACTGTAGATGTCACTTGTCAAAAGCTCAAGCCGAAAATATGGAATTACGCACACAGttagaaaaagaaagaaatagaaaTGAATCTTTGGAGGCTAGAATGAGAGAATTTGAAAAACAAGTGAAAGATCTAAAAGGTGTTAATAGTGAACTAGAATCTGAATTAGAAGATACAAGAAAGTTACTCAAGGGATCTAGCAAAAAGGATATTCCAACCATGCAGTCACTGGCAGAGGAACGAGATGGACTTGTGGAGGTGTTAGGTACAACTCAGACTGAAAATGAAAGACTCAGAGAG GAACTGGAGAGAGCACAGAAATATGCATTTAAAGCACAAACTACTATTGTTGACCTTAAAACTATTGTTGATGATGCCAGAAAAGAGAGACAACAATTATTTGAGGAAATAACTAGGTTACAAAGTGAAGGGCATCTTCAAACTATCACtggaattattaaaaaatatatggataAAGGAATATATTTAGAGGTTGAACCTATGAATGGTTTTAAAATTCCTAGCAGAACAGCTTCTCCAACACCAAATGAGAGACGCTGTTCTCCAGTACCCAAACAGAGGCTGAGTAGATCAGTTGACAGTGTGATAGCaccaaggtcaaggtcaaagtccCCAAGGACAGAAACTCCAACAAAACACGAGACAGAAAATATTGGTACCAAATCTTGGTCAATGTCTGCTCAGCAGCAAACTTATTCAGGACTTAGTCGTTCATATCAGGAACCAACTCCTAGTCAGCGTTCTTATCAGGATCCTGCTCAGCGATCATATCAACAATCCAATCAGCGTTCCTATTCACCAGCTCGTCATTCATACAAGGAACCGGTCATGGCTAGCAGTCCACTCAAAACTCCATACGGGAGAGTTAACGGACTGTCAATTCCCATTACACCAGTAGTAAATGATATTATttctgatgatgatgatgatgatgattttgaGGATGAAGGCATTGAAGGATTTCATTACAATTACGAAGATATTTCGCCATCAGTTACAtcgaatttaaaagaaatttatcctCATAGAAGAACAAGGTCTTATAGAAATAACTTTTCTAGTTCTTTCGATGAAGGTCGTGTGTCCCCAAGCGTAGACGATATAGAGGTGAACAGAATATTATCACGTCATCCTGTTAGGTTAGACTTTAATGATACAGCTGACAGTTATAGAAGTAGGTCACCAAGAAGGGAAGATAACTTTAATGTAAGCTATGAGCGAAGCAAAAGTCCAGGACGATTAGATATAGCCGATTTATATGAAATGAAACAGCCAGTACGACAACAAAATTACAACATCTATGGCAATACAAATAGAAGACCTGTGACAAGAAGTGAATCACCTAGTAATAGGTATACAGATCAGAAAAATTACAATGGTAAATCAGGAGAGATAAACAATAGACTATTTATGGCCGCTTTAGATAACGCCGTCCATGAAGAGGGTTCCAAAAAATATTACGATGATCATGACATTCCTGAAAAGGACTCTTGGCGAGACCGTAGAGATCGCCTATCATCAAGCTATGGACCTGAAGTATCACGGGCAGCTAGAACTGGTGTACGAAGTAATGGGGTCAAAGGAATTCTTAAGAATACAAAGGGTGAACAAAACTATATGATAAAACACGGAACCTCATCACCTCTTCATAGATCTGTTTTAGAAAGGTCAGTTTCCCCTTCAGCAAAAACGCCACCAAATAATAGagacattaacaaaaattatAGCAAGCTAGCAAATAGTAGTTTAGCAAATAACAAAACTTTTGGTAATTCGGGTAAACCATCATTAGCACCAGCTAGTTCAGGCAAGCCCTTGTTTTCAGGAGCTAGTAAGAAATCAGGCATTGTACGGAATCCTAAGGATTTGTTTGCTGATATTAGTCTTTCTCCTGTACGCACCGCTTCACCATCTAAATATCAGCACACTCCACT TGATTCTCCGACACCTCAGTTAACTGAGGAAGAAAAGAGATATGCAGATCTACTTGTAGACAAATATACAAAGCAGCTTGGATTCAATACCATATACAGCTGA